From the genome of Candidatus Protochlamydia phocaeensis:
CCCATTTGAATGCTTGGATGGCACGAGTACCCAGGCCATGATGATGTTCCAAAAAAATAAATATGCCCTTTATCAAGCAGAAGAGTTTGAAATGCTGAAAATGGATTATCAAAGCGTGGACTCCAAGCCTTTGTATCAATTAATTTTCCTCCCTAAAAACGCAAAGATGCTTCCCGAATTGATAAGAGAAATGACTCCAGCCTTTGTGAAGGCTTGCTTGAAGCAAGCATACTCTCAAGAAGTCAACGTTTACTTGCCAAGGCTTGAAGTAGATAGGAGTGTCGATCTTCTCCCTATCTTCCAGGAGATGGAATATCCCGTTGACGAAATTTTATCCCATATTTCCGGACGCGATCGATTAAGCCTGATCAAGCATCAAGTGAAAGTCAGCTCAAATGAAAAAGGAACAACCGGGCAAGCAGCAACAGCGGCTGTGACATATAAAGGGATAGACCCTAATCCTCATTTCTGGGCAGATCGTCCCTTTGTCTATTTAATTATGCAAGAGGATACCATTCTGTTTGAAGGAACCGTGACAGAGGCAAGCGTCTTGGTCACAGCTCAAAAAGCAAAAGAGTTAGATCAAAAAGAAGAAGATCTCTCCCTCTCCGCTCTTATCCTAAATCAAACGCTCTCTCCCGAAAAGGCTGCGGATTTCCTCAGAAACGATAAAGATTTGCCCCTCCTGTTTGATCAGCTTCCCTCTTCTATCAATCCCTATGACGCCTGCCGCATCATCCAGCAAACAACTTTAGATGGAACCTGTTTTGACTTAATCCACTATACAGAGAGTATGCAGTTAAGTTTTGATGGAGAACGCTATCTCTACGCAAATGGCAAGAAAGTCTATAATGGAGTGCGTTTAAGCCAACAATTTCACTTTACACCTGATGATTGTCAATTGGTGATGTTTGAAAAAGATTGGCAATTTTATTTCATCGAAAAAGATAAAGGCAAAACTCAAGCCAGGTGTTTGCGGCTGATCGAGCATCCCTCTCAAGATGTTTATTATGTCGCGCGCAGCTAACAAATAGCGCATGCTCGGTTTTTCTTAAAAGCCTCTAATGTCATTAGAGGCTTTTTTATTAAAAATAATCAATAAACGTTGGCATGGGGAGGGCCAAGCAGTAGGCTTGGCCTCTTGATGGACGCTGATGGGGACAGGACAGGACAACACCTTCTATTGACCTGGCAGCACTCGGTTAGAT
Proteins encoded in this window:
- a CDS encoding serpin family protein; amino-acid sequence: MISSSTIPPVYLPLTSPPQARQNQPASEQAADHPPSALSQGLAGQQSESLEQLRAEITSKQIRLANDALEECMPAAAEEIEAVRTGLLTFSLDLFKELTCKMEGSICLSPISIAPILGMIVKGLPYGKAKQKMMSALGCEEMQESRFHAALNAAINIPCLKNQSRIAELKMANGLALGGEANEYFVKTIKDIYQGEVFSIRQTTEPEACINQWISDKTNGKIPHLLSPNSLSKNAIAMLNAISFTALWHHSFEKSRSYEYPFECLDGTSTQAMMMFQKNKYALYQAEEFEMLKMDYQSVDSKPLYQLIFLPKNAKMLPELIREMTPAFVKACLKQAYSQEVNVYLPRLEVDRSVDLLPIFQEMEYPVDEILSHISGRDRLSLIKHQVKVSSNEKGTTGQAATAAVTYKGIDPNPHFWADRPFVYLIMQEDTILFEGTVTEASVLVTAQKAKELDQKEEDLSLSALILNQTLSPEKAADFLRNDKDLPLLFDQLPSSINPYDACRIIQQTTLDGTCFDLIHYTESMQLSFDGERYLYANGKKVYNGVRLSQQFHFTPDDCQLVMFEKDWQFYFIEKDKGKTQARCLRLIEHPSQDVYYVARS